The proteins below are encoded in one region of Aquisphaera giovannonii:
- a CDS encoding DUF1501 domain-containing protein, whose product MRDDAPNPPIGRREMLQRSALGLGALGLADLLGGAVARAASPGSPAADAGDLSPRLPHFPGRAKRVVHFFLNGGPSHVDTFDPKPALARYDGRPIPLELTTERKTGAAFASPFKFRRYGESGLEISELFARTAEHADDIAVIRSMVAQVPNHEPSLMLMNCGDSVMARPSVGAWVLYGLGTENQNLPGFVAMCPGGYPIKDAENWASGFLPGAYQGTFIDPRSTDVDRLIENIRSPHASGATQRLQLDLLRKLGAEHRRERPDPRLDARIQSFETAFRMQVEAADAFDASREPAAIRELYGESVHGRQTLIARRLLERGVRYVQLWHGAGQPWDDHANLAAHHRTLAAEIDRPIAALLTDLKRRGMLEDTLVIWGGEFGRTPTVELDGSGKSALGRDHNHYGFSVWMAGGGVKGGTVHGATDEFGFRAVEDPVSVHDLHATILHLLGFDHERLTFRYAGRDFRLTDVHGKVVRPIVA is encoded by the coding sequence ATGCGAGACGACGCCCCCAACCCGCCGATCGGCCGCCGCGAGATGCTCCAGCGCTCGGCGCTGGGCCTCGGGGCGCTCGGCCTCGCCGACCTCCTGGGCGGTGCGGTCGCCCGGGCCGCGTCCCCGGGCTCGCCCGCCGCCGACGCGGGCGACCTCTCGCCGAGGCTCCCGCACTTCCCGGGCAGGGCCAAGCGGGTCGTCCACTTCTTCCTCAACGGCGGCCCGAGCCACGTCGACACCTTCGATCCCAAGCCGGCCCTGGCCCGGTACGACGGCCGGCCGATCCCGCTCGAGTTGACCACCGAGCGGAAGACCGGCGCGGCGTTCGCCTCGCCCTTCAAGTTCCGCCGCTACGGGGAGAGCGGGCTGGAGATCTCGGAGCTGTTCGCCCGGACCGCGGAGCACGCCGACGACATCGCGGTGATCCGGTCCATGGTCGCGCAGGTGCCCAACCACGAGCCGTCGCTGATGCTCATGAACTGCGGCGACTCGGTCATGGCGAGGCCGAGCGTCGGGGCGTGGGTCCTGTACGGCCTGGGGACGGAGAACCAGAACCTGCCCGGCTTCGTCGCCATGTGCCCGGGCGGCTACCCGATCAAGGACGCCGAGAACTGGGCCTCGGGCTTCCTCCCGGGCGCGTACCAGGGGACGTTCATCGACCCCCGGTCCACCGACGTGGACCGGCTGATCGAGAACATCCGCAGCCCGCACGCCTCGGGCGCGACGCAGAGGCTCCAGCTCGACCTCCTGCGGAAGCTCGGAGCCGAGCACCGCCGCGAGCGCCCGGACCCGCGGCTCGACGCCCGGATTCAGTCGTTCGAGACCGCCTTCCGGATGCAGGTGGAGGCGGCCGACGCGTTCGACGCGAGCCGCGAGCCCGCGGCCATCCGCGAGCTGTACGGCGAGTCCGTCCACGGCCGCCAGACCTTGATCGCCCGCCGCCTGCTGGAGCGTGGCGTGCGGTACGTCCAGCTCTGGCACGGCGCCGGGCAGCCGTGGGACGACCACGCGAACCTCGCCGCCCACCACCGCACGCTGGCCGCGGAGATCGACCGGCCGATCGCCGCCCTGCTGACCGACCTGAAGCGCCGGGGCATGCTGGAGGACACCCTCGTGATCTGGGGGGGCGAGTTCGGCCGCACGCCGACCGTGGAGCTGGACGGCTCCGGCAAGTCCGCGCTGGGCCGCGACCACAACCACTACGGCTTCAGCGTCTGGATGGCCGGCGGCGGCGTCAAGGGGGGCACGGTCCACGGCGCGACCGACGAGTTCGGCTTCCGGGCCGTGGAGGACCCGGTCAGCGTCCACGACCTGCACGCCACGATCCTGCATCTGCTCGGCTTCGACCACGAGCGCCTGACGTTCCGCTACGCCGGGCGCGACTTCCGGCTGACCGACGTCCACGGCAAGGTCGTCCGGCCGATCGTCGCCTGA
- a CDS encoding ABC transporter ATP-binding protein — MTGPSEPSDARGPARGTVSRIRELLRPHRRTVGLALALTILACLLNLPVPFLVQGLVDRVVTGGRWSDLPWLAAGLLAVFGAQAGLALANTLVVGRVGQAVVRDLRHRLYDRLQRLDLAYFDRTPTGGIISRLMDDVGVLQGLITSQTVTIVTDLGTTLAVTGLLMARNGRLTLVVLAFVPLYAVNFRYFMHRIRSNSAVVRAKMDIVFGLLKEKLDGTQVVKACASEPAEVADFAGQLDDAHGPRVRDNTLRAAFSSLCVAISGAGIAAVFAAGALEVVHGRMTPGGVVSTAALAALLFGPVARLADLASVFEQAAASVDRLGEILDLEPTVVGPASPLAIGRARGLVEFDRVGFGYEPGQPVLWDVRLRIEPGMKVALVGPTGCGKSTLVNLLMRFYDPTWGEVRLDGLPLDRLALDDLRRQVGVVLQEPVVFRQSLADNIRYGRPDASDAEVEAAARSALVHDFATALPEGYATIIGEGGHKLSQGERQRLAIARAICKDPALVVLDEATSSLDAAGEALIQEALANLLRGRTALVIAHRLATVMDAGLIVVMDGGLVVQKGTHEQLLADRHGLYRRLCAAQFGEPAPAAAGGDPGELPAWPMPAPAGGGMLDRSSVS; from the coding sequence ATGACTGGACCGAGTGAGCCCTCCGACGCGAGGGGCCCCGCCCGCGGAACCGTCTCACGCATCCGGGAGCTGCTCCGGCCCCACCGGCGGACGGTCGGCCTCGCGCTGGCGCTCACCATCCTGGCCTGCCTGCTCAACCTGCCGGTGCCCTTCCTCGTGCAGGGGCTCGTCGATCGGGTGGTGACGGGCGGCCGCTGGTCGGACCTCCCCTGGCTGGCGGCCGGCCTGCTGGCGGTCTTCGGCGCCCAGGCGGGCCTGGCCCTGGCCAACACCCTGGTCGTCGGCCGCGTCGGGCAGGCGGTCGTCCGCGACCTGCGACACCGGCTCTACGACCGGCTCCAGCGGCTCGACCTGGCGTACTTCGACCGGACGCCCACCGGCGGGATCATCTCCCGCCTGATGGACGACGTCGGCGTCCTCCAGGGGCTCATCACCAGCCAGACGGTCACGATCGTGACCGACCTGGGGACCACCCTGGCGGTGACGGGGCTCCTCATGGCCCGCAACGGCCGGCTCACGCTCGTCGTCCTGGCGTTCGTGCCGCTGTACGCCGTGAACTTCCGCTACTTCATGCATCGCATCCGGTCCAACAGCGCGGTCGTCCGGGCCAAGATGGACATCGTCTTCGGCCTGCTCAAGGAGAAGCTGGACGGGACGCAGGTGGTCAAGGCCTGCGCCAGCGAGCCGGCGGAGGTGGCGGACTTCGCCGGCCAGCTCGACGACGCGCACGGGCCCCGCGTGCGCGACAACACGCTGCGGGCGGCGTTCTCCAGCCTCTGCGTGGCGATCAGCGGGGCGGGCATCGCCGCCGTCTTCGCCGCCGGGGCGCTCGAAGTCGTCCACGGCCGGATGACGCCCGGCGGGGTGGTCTCGACCGCGGCGCTCGCCGCCCTCCTCTTCGGGCCGGTCGCCCGCCTGGCCGACCTGGCCTCGGTCTTCGAGCAGGCGGCCGCCAGCGTGGACCGCCTGGGCGAGATCCTCGATTTGGAGCCCACGGTCGTCGGGCCGGCGTCCCCGCTGGCGATCGGCCGGGCGCGGGGGCTCGTGGAGTTCGACCGCGTCGGCTTCGGCTACGAGCCGGGCCAGCCGGTGCTCTGGGACGTCCGCCTGAGGATCGAGCCGGGCATGAAGGTCGCGCTCGTCGGGCCGACCGGCTGCGGCAAGAGCACGCTCGTGAACCTGCTGATGCGGTTCTACGACCCGACCTGGGGCGAGGTCCGGCTCGACGGCCTGCCGCTGGACCGACTGGCCCTGGATGACCTCCGCCGCCAGGTCGGGGTGGTGCTCCAGGAGCCGGTCGTCTTCCGCCAGAGCCTGGCGGACAACATCCGCTACGGCCGCCCCGACGCCAGCGACGCGGAGGTGGAGGCCGCGGCCCGGTCGGCCCTGGTCCACGACTTCGCGACGGCCCTGCCGGAGGGCTACGCGACGATCATCGGCGAGGGGGGCCACAAGCTCAGCCAGGGCGAGCGCCAGCGCCTGGCGATCGCCCGGGCGATCTGCAAGGACCCGGCCCTCGTCGTGCTCGACGAGGCGACCAGCTCGCTGGACGCCGCCGGCGAGGCCCTCATCCAGGAGGCGCTCGCCAACCTCCTGCGGGGCCGGACCGCCCTGGTCATCGCCCACCGCCTGGCGACGGTCATGGACGCGGGCCTGATCGTGGTCATGGACGGCGGCCTCGTGGTCCAGAAGGGGACGCACGAGCAGCTCCTGGCCGACCGCCACGGCCTGTACCGCCGGCTCTGCGCGGCCCAGTTCGGCGAGCCGGCCCCGGCGGCCGCCGGCGGAGATCCGGGCGAGCTGCCGGCCTGGCCTATGCCGGCCCCGGCGGGGGGCGGGATGCTGGATCGATCGTCGGTGTCGTAG
- a CDS encoding GntR family transcriptional regulator — protein MASEGDGRFESPLSRMLREDILTGRLQAGSRLTEAELSSRFGVGRGLVREAVQALSSQGLLISRPNRGAVVAPEAPREIRNLIIPIRRTVEVYALRLVFDELGEADFAAWRRILDRMRGACARRDFHAIAEADLAFHRQLLERAGQPDLIVIWETLVGRIRSHFRKTQKLSADAMEIYEEHRAILESFRGRDLDAAVRLLKEKIA, from the coding sequence ATGGCGTCCGAAGGCGACGGCCGATTCGAGTCCCCCCTCAGCCGGATGCTGCGGGAGGACATCCTCACCGGCCGGCTCCAGGCCGGCTCGCGGCTCACCGAGGCCGAGCTCTCCAGCCGGTTCGGCGTCGGCCGCGGCCTGGTCCGCGAGGCGGTCCAGGCGCTCTCCTCGCAGGGCCTGCTCATCAGCCGGCCCAACCGAGGCGCCGTCGTCGCGCCGGAGGCCCCGCGCGAGATCCGCAACCTCATCATACCCATCCGCCGCACGGTCGAGGTCTACGCCCTCCGCCTCGTCTTCGACGAATTGGGCGAGGCCGACTTCGCCGCCTGGAGGCGGATCCTCGACCGCATGCGCGGCGCCTGCGCCCGCCGCGACTTCCACGCGATCGCCGAGGCCGACCTCGCCTTCCACCGCCAGCTGCTCGAGCGCGCCGGCCAGCCCGACCTGATCGTGATCTGGGAGACCCTCGTCGGCCGGATCCGCTCCCACTTCCGCAAGACCCAGAAGCTCAGCGCCGACGCGATGGAGATCTACGAGGAGCACCGCGCCATCCTCGAATCCTTCCGCGGCCGCGACCTCGACGCCGCCGTCCGCCTCCTCAAGGAGAAGATCGCCTGA
- a CDS encoding M14 family metallopeptidase gives MTRVVARPDRLDLDSPGRRDYWVALEHDSIWGDHLIPLTVWVGPEAAEGRGLVAFGSNHGNEYEGPVALKHLLRTIRTEDVRGRIILVPVLNPSAFRSGTRESRIDDGVNLNRAFVDGAGVTPALAGITHRVAAFVRQWIWPRVHTVIDLHAGGDVARFALCANYHRVDDPALAAEIEETARWFGTPCLMVYQNLTPGLLPSEAERLGKITVGTELGWGRAVNLEGVRHAKHGVLAAAIRQGQLRGEVEPIAHHRAGTQRVLEMIDRDCFTVAPFDGHYEPLVECGTAVRRGQAVGLLHDFDHIDMEPWPAVAGVDGVVLAQAWAAPIRRGQHIVVVARVAS, from the coding sequence ATGACGCGCGTCGTCGCCCGCCCCGATCGGCTCGACCTGGACTCGCCCGGCCGCCGCGACTACTGGGTCGCGCTGGAGCACGACAGCATCTGGGGCGACCATCTCATCCCCCTGACGGTCTGGGTCGGCCCGGAGGCCGCCGAGGGCCGCGGGCTGGTCGCCTTCGGGTCGAACCACGGGAACGAATACGAGGGCCCCGTCGCCCTGAAGCACCTGCTGCGGACGATCCGCACGGAGGACGTCCGCGGGCGGATCATCCTCGTCCCCGTGCTGAATCCGTCCGCCTTCCGGTCCGGGACCCGGGAGAGCCGGATCGACGACGGCGTGAACCTGAATCGCGCGTTCGTGGACGGCGCCGGGGTCACCCCGGCGCTGGCCGGGATCACCCACCGGGTCGCGGCCTTCGTCCGGCAATGGATCTGGCCGCGGGTCCACACGGTGATCGACCTGCACGCCGGCGGCGACGTCGCGCGCTTCGCCCTCTGCGCCAACTACCACCGGGTGGACGACCCGGCGCTCGCCGCGGAGATCGAGGAGACGGCCCGGTGGTTCGGGACGCCCTGCCTGATGGTCTACCAGAATCTGACGCCGGGCCTGCTGCCGAGCGAGGCCGAGCGGCTCGGCAAGATCACCGTCGGCACCGAGCTGGGCTGGGGCAGGGCGGTGAACCTGGAGGGCGTCCGCCACGCGAAGCACGGCGTCCTCGCCGCGGCGATCCGACAGGGGCAGCTCCGGGGCGAGGTCGAGCCGATCGCACACCATCGGGCGGGGACCCAGCGCGTCCTCGAGATGATCGACCGGGACTGCTTCACCGTCGCCCCGTTCGACGGCCACTACGAGCCCCTGGTCGAGTGCGGGACGGCCGTCCGCCGCGGCCAGGCGGTCGGCCTGCTCCACGACTTCGACCACATCGACATGGAGCCCTGGCCGGCCGTCGCGGGCGTGGACGGCGTCGTGCTCGCGCAGGCCTGGGCCGCGCCCATCCGGCGGGGGCAGCACATCGTGGTGGTCGCCCGCGTCGCGTCCTGA
- a CDS encoding PSD1 and planctomycete cytochrome C domain-containing protein, with protein sequence MPDRRPGRAIAAAIAALSALLAGGPARGQSAADVEAFEKEVRPVLVEKCASCHGPAKQKGGLRLDARAAILEGGDSGPAVVPGKPGESLLVQAVRGEGDLKMPPDGPLPAGQVAALERWVAAGAPWPADASPAAATRAEAWARHWAFRPMAHPEPPTPRDPSWVRTPVDAFVAARRDAAGLPPSPEADRRTLIRRVSYDLTGLPPTPEDVAAFVADPDPAAYEKLVDRLLASGRYGEHWARLWLDVARYADTKGYVYDREERAFVHSSAYRDWVVEAFNRDLPYDRFLLDQIAADQAEPGEPKALAALGFVTLGRRFLGVTHDIIDDRIDVVSRGTMGLTVACARCHDHKFDPIPTADYYSLYGVFMNCTERLVPLGEPAGDRAAREAFEAGLKKRKDALESAVAAARAEASRRIRSRVADYLSAQLDLSRVPADGFDTILYADDIVPASVRRWQAYLAAMARADDPVFRPWRRLAALPEAGFSAAASAALAEPAAPGAPPVNARVAAAFASPPSSMREAAERYGRLFAEVDREWQAALKADPAAKGLADPAAEALRRVLYRPDESPCWIPDEPVASIEAYLDNAEDVKLWPLQGEVDRWLIRDPAAPPYASALVDRAEIREPRVFKRGNAANPGDVVPRRFLRVVAGPDAPAFSKGSGRLELARAIVDPENPLTARVWVNRIWAHHFGAGLVRTPSDFGIRAEPPSHPELLDWLARRLIDGGWSTKAIHRVILLSSTYRQRSNGSGGASDEVARTKDPENRLLWRMNPHRLTFEETRDSLLAVTGELDPRVGGRGEPLFGGPENRRRTLYGLVDRQFLPGVYRTFDFANPDLHIPSRSETTVPQQALFALNHPFPAARARALAAKAPGRDDAAIRALFLAALQREPTAVEASAAGEFLANAAAVPAPATPPESKAWSYGCVSVDPGKGPGKDFRPMPFFDGKGWGGGPSWPDPKLGWARITAEGGHPGDDLGRSVARRWTSPIRGEVAVESTIEHVPDVGDGVRAWVVSGRSGVLKAAVVRAGKVAMDAPAVAVQPGDVIDFVVDIRDGLNSDQHLWAPKVRATRVDAGPAPAGGLWDAARDFRGPAAAGLTPVEQLAQVLLMSNEFLFVD encoded by the coding sequence ATGCCCGATCGACGCCCCGGACGCGCGATCGCCGCGGCCATCGCCGCCCTGTCCGCCCTCCTCGCGGGCGGGCCGGCCCGGGGGCAGTCGGCCGCGGACGTGGAGGCCTTCGAGAAGGAGGTCCGCCCCGTCCTGGTCGAGAAATGCGCGAGCTGCCACGGGCCCGCCAAGCAGAAGGGGGGCCTTCGACTCGACGCGCGGGCCGCGATCCTGGAGGGGGGCGACTCCGGCCCGGCCGTCGTCCCGGGTAAGCCTGGCGAGAGTCTGCTCGTCCAGGCCGTCCGCGGGGAAGGGGACCTGAAGATGCCCCCGGACGGCCCGCTGCCGGCCGGGCAGGTCGCCGCCCTGGAGCGCTGGGTCGCCGCCGGCGCGCCGTGGCCGGCCGATGCCTCCCCGGCCGCGGCGACGCGCGCGGAGGCGTGGGCCCGGCACTGGGCCTTCCGCCCGATGGCCCACCCGGAGCCCCCGACGCCCCGCGACCCGTCCTGGGTCCGGACCCCGGTCGACGCCTTCGTGGCGGCCCGCCGCGACGCCGCGGGGCTGCCGCCCTCCCCGGAGGCCGACCGCCGCACCCTGATCCGTCGCGTCTCGTACGACCTGACCGGCCTGCCGCCGACGCCCGAGGATGTCGCGGCGTTCGTCGCCGACCCCGACCCGGCGGCCTACGAGAAGCTCGTCGACCGCCTCCTGGCCTCGGGGCGGTACGGCGAGCACTGGGCCCGCCTCTGGCTGGACGTCGCGCGGTACGCCGACACCAAGGGTTACGTCTACGACCGGGAGGAACGCGCCTTCGTCCACTCGTCCGCGTACCGCGATTGGGTCGTGGAGGCGTTCAACCGCGACCTGCCGTACGACCGCTTCCTTCTCGATCAGATCGCCGCCGACCAGGCCGAGCCCGGCGAACCGAAGGCGCTCGCGGCGCTCGGGTTCGTGACGCTCGGCCGCCGCTTCCTGGGCGTGACCCACGACATCATCGACGACCGGATCGACGTCGTCTCCCGCGGGACGATGGGCCTGACCGTCGCCTGCGCCCGCTGCCACGACCACAAGTTCGACCCGATCCCCACCGCCGACTATTACTCGCTCTACGGCGTCTTCATGAATTGCACCGAGCGGCTGGTCCCGCTCGGGGAGCCCGCCGGAGACCGGGCCGCGCGGGAGGCGTTCGAGGCGGGGCTGAAGAAGCGGAAGGACGCGCTCGAGTCGGCCGTCGCCGCGGCCCGCGCGGAGGCCTCGCGGCGGATCCGGTCGCGGGTCGCCGACTACCTCTCCGCCCAGCTCGACCTCTCCAGGGTCCCCGCCGACGGGTTCGATACGATCCTCTACGCGGACGACATCGTCCCCGCGTCGGTCCGTCGCTGGCAGGCGTACCTCGCGGCCATGGCCCGGGCCGACGACCCGGTGTTTCGGCCCTGGCGGCGCCTGGCCGCCCTCCCCGAGGCCGGGTTCTCGGCCGCAGCGTCCGCGGCCCTCGCGGAGCCGGCGGCCCCCGGGGCGCCGCCGGTCAACGCCCGGGTCGCCGCCGCCTTCGCCTCGCCCCCTTCAAGCATGCGCGAGGCCGCCGAGCGCTACGGTCGCCTCTTCGCCGAGGTGGACCGCGAGTGGCAGGCGGCCCTCAAGGCCGACCCCGCGGCGAAGGGCCTCGCCGACCCCGCCGCCGAGGCCCTGCGGCGGGTGCTCTACCGGCCCGACGAGTCCCCCTGCTGGATCCCGGACGAGCCGGTCGCCTCCATCGAGGCGTACCTGGACAACGCCGAGGACGTCAAGCTCTGGCCCCTCCAGGGGGAGGTCGACCGCTGGCTGATCCGGGACCCCGCGGCGCCGCCTTATGCGTCGGCCCTGGTGGACCGGGCCGAGATCCGCGAGCCGCGGGTCTTCAAGCGCGGGAACGCGGCGAACCCGGGCGACGTCGTCCCCCGGCGGTTCCTCCGGGTCGTCGCCGGGCCCGACGCGCCGGCCTTCTCGAAGGGGAGCGGCCGGCTGGAGCTGGCCCGCGCGATCGTGGATCCGGAGAACCCGCTGACGGCCCGCGTCTGGGTCAACCGGATCTGGGCGCACCACTTCGGGGCGGGGCTCGTGCGGACGCCCAGCGACTTCGGCATCCGCGCCGAGCCCCCGAGCCACCCCGAGCTGCTCGACTGGCTGGCCCGCCGCCTGATTGACGGGGGCTGGAGCACCAAGGCGATCCACCGCGTCATCCTCCTGTCCTCGACCTACCGGCAGCGGTCCAACGGCTCCGGCGGGGCGTCGGATGAGGTCGCGCGCACGAAGGACCCCGAGAACCGGCTCCTCTGGCGGATGAATCCCCACCGGCTGACGTTCGAGGAGACGCGGGACTCGCTGCTGGCCGTCACGGGCGAGCTGGACCCCCGCGTCGGCGGCCGGGGAGAGCCCCTGTTCGGCGGGCCGGAGAACCGACGGCGGACGCTCTACGGCCTGGTGGACCGCCAGTTCCTCCCCGGCGTCTACCGGACGTTCGACTTCGCCAACCCGGACCTGCACATCCCGTCGCGGAGCGAGACGACGGTCCCGCAGCAGGCCCTGTTCGCCCTGAACCACCCGTTCCCCGCCGCCCGAGCCCGGGCGCTGGCGGCGAAGGCCCCCGGGCGGGATGACGCCGCGATCCGGGCCCTGTTCCTCGCCGCCCTCCAGAGGGAGCCGACGGCCGTCGAGGCCTCGGCCGCGGGCGAGTTCCTGGCGAATGCCGCGGCGGTCCCCGCGCCCGCGACGCCGCCGGAGTCGAAGGCCTGGAGCTACGGCTGCGTCTCCGTCGACCCGGGGAAGGGCCCCGGGAAGGACTTCCGGCCCATGCCCTTCTTCGACGGCAAGGGCTGGGGCGGCGGCCCCAGTTGGCCCGACCCGAAGCTCGGCTGGGCGCGGATCACGGCGGAGGGCGGGCACCCGGGGGATGACCTCGGCCGGTCCGTCGCCCGCCGCTGGACCTCGCCGATCCGCGGCGAGGTCGCCGTCGAGTCCACGATCGAGCACGTCCCGGACGTCGGCGACGGCGTCCGGGCCTGGGTCGTCTCCGGCCGGTCCGGCGTGCTGAAAGCGGCGGTCGTTCGCGCCGGCAAGGTCGCGATGGACGCCCCGGCGGTCGCCGTCCAGCCGGGCGACGTGATCGACTTCGTGGTCGACATCCGCGACGGCCTGAACAGCGACCAGCACCTCTGGGCGCCGAAGGTCCGGGCGACGCGGGTCGACGCCGGGCCCGCGCCGGCGGGCGGCCTCTGGGACGCCGCGAGGGACTTCCGGGGGCCGGCCGCGGCCGGGCTGACGCCCGTCGAGCAGCTCGCCCAGGTCCTCCTGATGTCCAACGAATTCCTGTTCGTCGATTGA
- a CDS encoding MFS transporter has protein sequence MATAEASPPSSSSSGARVLAFVCTLSMITYLDRACFGMALRPIAGELGLADASQLKWAVTAFAIAYAAFEVPAGAMGDRLGAKAMLTRIVVWWSACTALTGLIGLRVGGLMLGGVGTLVLLRFLFGAGEAGAYPNITRALHDRLPPRRWETAQGLVFMSGRLAGGLTPLLWAVLVGGTATSSPWITWRGAFLLFGAIGVIWAVAFRTGFPDHPDDVEGRDAPSHPATHAAVPWKALATNRTLWALCIMYLAVNYAWAFNLSYLPTYVEQRFGVGAEDRVGAVYKGAPLWVGAAGCLLGGPAVGGLARLLGDRRRARRVLGMSSLSLGAACWWGAARAEDVHLYCTLVALAAFSIDLTLGACWASCQDLGRGHAALVAACMNTVGTLGNALAGWLTGTLVEGSIAAKAQALRVPPPALSEVDGRIAALAGYESAFGTYVMAFALAAACWLFIDPGRGLAPEGRGAEPLTSDEDRRT, from the coding sequence ATGGCGACGGCCGAGGCGTCGCCGCCATCGTCCTCGTCGAGCGGGGCTCGCGTGCTGGCGTTCGTCTGCACCCTGTCCATGATCACGTACCTGGACCGGGCGTGCTTCGGCATGGCGCTGCGGCCGATCGCCGGCGAACTCGGCCTGGCCGACGCGTCGCAGCTCAAGTGGGCGGTCACGGCCTTCGCGATCGCCTACGCGGCCTTCGAGGTCCCGGCCGGGGCGATGGGCGACCGCCTCGGCGCGAAGGCGATGCTGACGCGGATCGTAGTCTGGTGGTCGGCCTGCACGGCGCTCACGGGCCTGATCGGGCTCCGGGTCGGCGGCCTCATGCTGGGCGGCGTCGGCACGCTGGTCCTCCTCCGCTTCCTCTTCGGCGCCGGGGAGGCCGGCGCGTACCCGAACATCACCCGCGCCCTCCACGACCGGCTGCCGCCCCGGCGGTGGGAGACGGCCCAGGGCCTGGTGTTCATGTCCGGCCGGCTGGCGGGGGGGCTCACGCCGCTGCTCTGGGCGGTCCTCGTCGGGGGGACCGCCACGTCCTCCCCGTGGATCACCTGGAGGGGGGCCTTCCTGCTCTTCGGCGCGATCGGCGTGATTTGGGCCGTCGCGTTCCGGACCGGGTTCCCCGACCATCCCGATGACGTTGAAGGCCGCGATGCGCCATCGCACCCGGCGACCCACGCGGCCGTCCCCTGGAAGGCGCTGGCGACGAACCGGACGCTCTGGGCCCTCTGCATCATGTACCTGGCGGTCAACTACGCCTGGGCCTTCAACCTGAGCTACCTGCCGACGTACGTGGAGCAGCGGTTCGGCGTCGGGGCGGAGGATCGGGTCGGGGCCGTCTACAAGGGCGCGCCGCTGTGGGTCGGGGCCGCCGGATGCCTGCTGGGGGGCCCGGCGGTGGGCGGGCTCGCCCGACTCCTCGGCGACCGCCGACGCGCCCGGCGCGTCCTGGGGATGTCCTCCCTGTCCCTCGGCGCGGCGTGCTGGTGGGGGGCCGCGCGGGCGGAAGATGTGCACCTCTACTGCACGCTTGTGGCGCTCGCCGCGTTCAGCATCGACCTGACCCTCGGGGCGTGCTGGGCGTCCTGCCAGGACCTCGGGCGGGGCCACGCCGCGCTGGTGGCGGCCTGCATGAACACGGTCGGCACGCTGGGCAACGCGCTGGCCGGCTGGCTCACGGGGACGCTCGTGGAGGGCTCGATCGCCGCGAAGGCACAGGCGCTCCGCGTCCCGCCGCCCGCGCTGTCCGAGGTCGACGGGCGGATCGCCGCCCTCGCCGGCTACGAGTCGGCGTTCGGGACGTATGTCATGGCCTTCGCCCTCGCCGCCGCCTGCTGGCTCTTCATCGACCCGGGCCGGGGGCTCGCGCCCGAGGGCCGCGGGGCGGAACCGTTGACGAGCGACGAAGATCGGCGGACCTGA
- a CDS encoding mandelate racemase/muconate lactonizing enzyme family protein, which yields MKITEIVCQILRIKNVEAKTASSQDSVLVRVRTDEGIEGIGEADSSPEMVKAVIDAPFSHNVAAGLRGLLVGENPLETDRLWQTMYRRTMYCGRRSTTITAMAAIDMALWDIKGKKYGEPIHRLLGGKRHDRFRAYASILFGKDGRQTADIGRRWIDAGYTAVKFGWEPMGQSEAVDRDLVAGARKGLGDDATLLIDAGCVWDARTALDRAHAFAEQKIGWLEEPLHPDDYEGYRWLRDRSPVPIASGEEECGRQSFRPYIDGRCLDVYQVDLSRNGFTDSAYIRQRVEEIGARLCNHCYTSPVTVAASLHWLATCRDAFLFEDCVEDSPLRHELTHEKVQAVDGWIAVPDRPGLGVTIDEDFVRSTLVSESR from the coding sequence ATGAAAATCACCGAGATCGTCTGCCAGATCCTCCGCATCAAGAACGTGGAGGCGAAGACGGCCAGCAGCCAGGACTCGGTCCTGGTGCGGGTCCGGACCGACGAGGGGATCGAGGGCATCGGCGAGGCCGACTCCTCGCCGGAGATGGTCAAGGCCGTCATCGACGCCCCGTTCAGCCACAACGTCGCCGCCGGCCTCCGCGGCCTGCTCGTGGGCGAGAACCCGCTGGAGACGGACCGGCTCTGGCAGACCATGTACCGCAGGACGATGTATTGCGGGCGGCGGTCCACGACCATCACGGCGATGGCCGCGATCGACATGGCCCTGTGGGACATCAAGGGGAAGAAGTATGGCGAGCCGATCCACCGGCTCCTCGGCGGCAAGCGGCACGACCGGTTCCGCGCGTACGCCTCGATCCTCTTCGGGAAGGACGGCAGGCAGACCGCCGACATCGGCCGGCGCTGGATCGACGCCGGCTACACGGCGGTCAAGTTCGGCTGGGAGCCGATGGGCCAGAGCGAGGCCGTCGACCGCGACCTGGTCGCCGGGGCCCGCAAGGGGCTGGGCGACGACGCCACGCTCCTGATCGACGCCGGCTGCGTGTGGGACGCCCGCACGGCGCTGGACCGGGCGCACGCCTTCGCCGAGCAGAAGATCGGCTGGCTCGAGGAGCCGCTCCACCCGGACGACTACGAGGGCTACCGATGGCTCCGGGACCGCTCGCCGGTGCCGATCGCCTCGGGCGAGGAGGAGTGCGGCCGTCAGTCGTTCCGGCCCTACATCGACGGCCGCTGCCTGGACGTCTACCAGGTCGACCTCTCGCGCAACGGCTTCACCGACTCGGCGTACATCCGCCAGCGCGTGGAGGAGATCGGGGCGCGGCTCTGCAACCACTGCTACACGAGCCCGGTGACCGTGGCCGCGAGCCTCCACTGGCTGGCCACCTGCCGCGACGCCTTCCTGTTCGAGGACTGCGTCGAGGACTCGCCGCTGCGGCACGAGCTGACCCACGAGAAGGTCCAGGCGGTCGACGGCTGGATCGCCGTGCCCGACCGGCCGGGCCTGGGCGTGACGATCGACGAGGACTTCGTCCGCTCCACCCTGGTCAGCGAGTCGCGGTGA